One segment of Candidatus Methylacidiphilales bacterium DNA contains the following:
- a CDS encoding tRNA (cytidine(34)-2'-O)-methyltransferase — MVHVVLIAPEIPPNTGNIGRLCMAAGARLHLIEPIGFRLDDRALTRAGLDYWQHLDWRLWSSWEAFIESDVCKGRYFFIENTDAVPTESLWAVKFQKNDCLIFGRESKGIPPRLLKSGIGRVVHIPMFHDHARSLNLSNAVAIGLYEALRQIVCHKAD; from the coding sequence ATGGTGCACGTGGTATTAATCGCACCGGAGATTCCCCCGAATACTGGCAACATCGGGCGGTTGTGCATGGCTGCGGGAGCGCGTCTGCACTTGATTGAGCCGATCGGTTTTAGGCTCGACGATCGAGCGTTGACACGCGCAGGGTTAGATTACTGGCAGCATCTGGATTGGCGCCTTTGGAGCTCGTGGGAGGCGTTTATTGAATCAGATGTTTGTAAGGGGCGTTATTTTTTCATCGAAAACACAGATGCCGTGCCGACGGAGTCATTGTGGGCGGTGAAGTTTCAAAAAAACGATTGCTTGATCTTTGGGCGTGAGAGCAAAGGAATCCCGCCGCGGCTATTAAAATCAGGGATAGGTCGCGTGGTGCACATTCCAATGTTTCATGATCACGCGCGGTCACTCAACTTATCGAATGCAGTGGCGATTGGTTTATACGAGGCACTTCGGCAAATCGTCTGCCATAAGGCTGATTGA
- the phnE gene encoding phosphonate ABC transporter, permease protein PhnE: MKKEAIRVIYNTRRQTSLKPWWKRLTVLHGVGLIFLIIFFTSLWQMPYDERATDWLANVARFGARLWPPDFSIWPEFVTALGETMRIAVIATMVAFVLSLPIALGASRNVAPMWVSFTLRMFLNGIRTVPSLLWAIVAVAIWGITPWAGVAALTVYSVGYLGKFYSDAIESVDLSVAYSLRGMGAHPIQALQYGLWPMLKPLLWSQALWMLEYNIRSASIIGYVGAGGLGMLLNVYQDYYQWTKVSAVLIFLLFLVILLDVLGEWLRGKMNLPVHRR, translated from the coding sequence ATGAAAAAAGAGGCGATCCGAGTTATCTACAACACACGACGTCAAACGTCCTTAAAACCTTGGTGGAAGAGGCTAACGGTGCTACACGGTGTGGGGTTGATATTTCTGATCATTTTTTTTACGTCGTTGTGGCAGATGCCGTATGACGAGAGGGCGACGGATTGGCTTGCGAACGTGGCAAGATTTGGCGCGAGGCTTTGGCCACCGGATTTTTCTATATGGCCGGAGTTTGTGACAGCCTTGGGAGAGACGATGCGTATTGCAGTGATTGCAACGATGGTGGCTTTTGTGTTGTCATTGCCGATAGCTCTTGGGGCCTCGAGGAACGTGGCTCCAATGTGGGTATCATTCACTTTGAGAATGTTTTTGAACGGGATTCGCACTGTGCCAAGCCTTTTGTGGGCGATCGTCGCAGTAGCAATATGGGGGATAACACCTTGGGCCGGTGTGGCGGCGTTGACAGTTTATTCGGTCGGCTACCTTGGAAAATTTTATTCTGACGCAATTGAGTCGGTGGATTTGTCTGTGGCTTATTCTCTGAGGGGAATGGGGGCGCATCCGATTCAAGCGCTGCAATACGGGTTGTGGCCTATGCTTAAACCTCTTCTTTGGAGTCAAGCATTGTGGATGTTGGAATACAACATTCGTTCTGCTTCAATTATCGGTTATGTCGGTGCTGGTGGACTTGGAATGCTTTTGAATGTGTATCAAGACTATTACCAATGGACGAAGGTTTCGGCCGTGTTAATTTTTCTCCTATTTCTCGTTATTCTTCTCGATGTGCTTGGAGAGTGGCTCCGCGGTAAAATGAATCTTCCTGTTCATCGCCGCTAG
- a CDS encoding ATP-binding cassette domain-containing protein codes for MSSDGRDSDGRVHNIGKGNGDVYQIRVKNAGCRRGGRWLFRHLNLEINRGTFVAVVGPSGVGKSSLMQCLAGMLELDEGEIVYQDAVGRVENPLEYRDHVGIVFQNLQLVPQATVLDNVAAGALHRWPWWRTLCGVPRCEKERALKIIETLGLEGTLYKRVGEISGGEQQRVALARAILHDPELYLADEPVANLDAYLTGRVLGYLKQEAAERGRSVFCVLHQADLVTRFADLALSLDPINPEGWHLRQVRDRV; via the coding sequence ATGAGCAGTGATGGGAGGGACAGCGACGGGAGAGTGCATAATATTGGGAAGGGGAATGGGGATGTGTATCAGATTAGAGTAAAAAATGCGGGATGTAGGAGAGGGGGGCGGTGGTTGTTTCGCCATTTAAATTTAGAAATAAATCGAGGGACGTTCGTAGCAGTCGTGGGACCTTCTGGGGTTGGAAAGAGCAGTCTGATGCAGTGTCTTGCAGGAATGTTAGAACTGGATGAGGGGGAGATAGTCTATCAGGATGCCGTTGGAAGAGTGGAGAATCCGCTGGAGTATCGCGATCATGTGGGGATTGTGTTTCAGAATTTACAACTTGTGCCCCAGGCGACGGTGCTGGATAACGTAGCGGCGGGTGCGTTGCATCGCTGGCCTTGGTGGCGGACCTTGTGTGGGGTGCCGCGTTGTGAAAAGGAACGGGCTTTGAAAATAATTGAGACGCTTGGCTTAGAGGGGACGTTGTATAAGCGAGTCGGGGAAATTTCTGGTGGGGAACAGCAGCGGGTGGCTTTGGCACGCGCTATTTTGCATGATCCCGAGCTTTATTTGGCGGATGAACCTGTGGCGAACTTGGATGCGTATTTGACTGGGCGGGTGTTGGGGTATCTAAAGCAAGAAGCAGCAGAGCGCGGGCGATCGGTGTTTTGTGTGTTGCATCAGGCTGATTTAGTCACACGGTTTGCTGATCTTGCACTTAGTCTGGATCCAATTAATCCGGAGGGCTGGCATTTGAGGCAGGTGAGGGATAGAGTATGA